CCAGGATGTCATGTGTGTATCTGAATACACCACTTATAAGTGTCTGTGGGGGATTTTGCCTTGAGCATCTTATTTGTCATTATGAGCGATCAGCCATCGAAGCAATGATCACATGTAGCTTTTTCTCTTGGCTGACCACATGAGGAAAAGGTCAGAGAGCTATTTTTGCTAATTTATCCAAAATATATAAAAGGTGCGTTTTTAATGGAGCGCAGAAGCAGTTAGCTGACGCGAAAGAATAAAAGCACGTGGTTTTGATGACGAGTAGTTTCTGTACGGCCCTGAGAGACACTGTCAGCACTGCAGGAACAGGAACGCCACAGCAGTTCCTCCAACATGATGCTTTCTGTTGAAATCGATATTGTGCACACACCAACTAAGCTTGGTTTTTACTTTCTAAGACTAAGGAAACATTTACTGTCGCAATTGTACGACTTTTGCATGTTGCTGTTCAGAGGCATAAAAGGTTGTATGATACCGCAGTAACGGAGAAAAGGTCCTTAACCTTTACTTCCTCAAGTCCTCATTATGCATGTAGTGTTCTGAACGGACTAGGTTTGTCTTACCCCTTTGATTAAGGATCCGGATCCAGGTCTGGGTTTTGCCATTGCGCTCATTATATATCTGTTCAGCTGGTTTCAAAACGTGTCGGTTCGTAGGGAACCGGAGGCCTGCGGGCGGCTCTGGGATCAGACTCCCGGTGTGCCACCGGCAGcctttgtgtttctctctcaCTTTTCTATTCCTGCACTGAAAGGAGAGTACTTCCTCCGAGTCCACCCcctcttttttaacatatacctCACCTTCTGCCTTAGTTCCGATTATTGAAATGATTGTAAATTAGTTTGAAACAACAGACTTCTCCAATCATTTGTTTCTGAAAAATATGATGATGAGTAAGTAAAATAATATATTGCAAAtggttttccttttatttttgtacGTATGTGCTGTGCACAGCAGTCAACTGTATTCCTGAGACGATAATAAAATACGTTTTTGTAAAATCTGTTGcgaatcttttattttattgtgtctAAGTTACTTCACACGCGCATGACCAGAGAAAATCCGAGTACCAGCGCAAATGTTGAACCTGCAGCCAAAGTCTTTTTCATGAGTCAGTATGTAGCGCCCCCTCCTGGTGAAGAGGAAGGCACACTAtgtatgtttttggttttttgcagGTGTGGAAGCGTAGTTGCAAAGAAAATGGGTCAAGAATACAGCAGCCCTTTATGTTGAtctcatttaaaatttaatctgaaaaaatatcatttttctCCAATTACAAtataagcaaaaacaaacactagCATCAGTTTGAATAGTGTGTGATTTCATTAAAGGCCATACAGTAACATGAATCTTCATTTTCCTCATGAATATGTGACATACTGCTAGTTTATATAGCTTCTGCTATAAATATATGCCATATAATCGCAGATCATCTGCACAATTTTCAATAAACATTACATTAGTATTCAAATGTAATCTTCCTTTGATGTTTGAGtttgaaagttttttttccattttaaatagacatgaaTAAGAATGAGGCCAGGCTTTCCAGGAATAATTACAGGGCGGGAACTCTTGTAAAAGATAACGAGAGCAGCGGAAGTGTGTGCAGTTTAATAATAAGCACAGGATAAATCATTTAGCCTGATACTGTGACGCAACAGAGGGCCAGTCATTAAGAAACGACCAATTTTAGACGAATCTAATTGATCTTTATATAACGCTTTCATAAATGTTACATTTCTAACAACACGTGAGGTCAAGTAACAAGAAATATGAGCAAAAATTGTGAAAACCCGTCATTAATGTCAAAGAATGACCGTCAGtcatttcttcttctgcacTTTCTTATCTCTAGACTTTAAGCTCTGTGCTAGATTTTGTTAGTTAAACTTGAACACATGAGAAATTTTACTTCCACGTAGGGgagaaaactgttttttatgCATGTGTGATGCATCGTGTTTCCATACAGCTTACTTCAATTGCATCTAGGCAACCCTTAACTGCTGCAGCCAAGCTTGGAGTCATTTTGGTAAATGAGTTAGCCAGTTTATTGACCCTCTGTTTAAATAGACCCGTTGGactttctcctcctccagtAGCGGACCACATACCATCCTGAACATTCGTGCTTTTAGAAGGCCTTTAATTGCCATCGATCATGCAACTGGCTTCCTTCTTAGTCATCCTGATTGCTGGACATGTGTCTGTACCAGTGGATTGTAGGCCAAGGCTCCAGGATTCAGAACAACTAGCTCAACATCAGCAGGGTCGATTGAACGCGGCAACAAATGCAGATCCATCTGCCGGTATGGGACGCTTCTACTCTGTGCTGAATGGACCAATGAGACACAGCATTTACAGCGGCTTTCTGGGTAAGTCTGCATATAAACACACAACTGGAACCGCTTATACAGACAATCCTCTGCAATAATAAAGGAAAATGTTAAGTATGACCGACTTTGCTTACTTGATTTTGAAGAGGGTAAATATCAGCTTTGGATCTGAAAGGAAGTTCAGGAAAATCAGAGAAAAACtgaaccaaacaaaacaaaaaagaaagtttgaGATTAATTCTGTACATTTATAAActtcaaaatatattttcaaatttaaaagcAGAATATTGTTAATCAAATAATTTTTCTTGTTACATTTGTTAAtagaaaatgtgcttttttttcagtcactttGCCTGTGAGAACAGCTTCCAGCAACTTTGTGTCAATATTTGATTtgagaagaaaacatttcatcTGCATGGACTTTAAGCTGTACATATCTGTGAGTATTGTTTTAGATGTTCTTAGTTTGAATGAAGTCACAAAGTGTCAAAAACAGACcataaacattttctttctacCAAACAGAGGCAAAGGGACAGAGAAGACTGTCTCTTCCAGGACATTTGGTTAGATTTAGTAAGCCACCATCATGTGTTTTACTCTACAAGCGGGAGAAGGCTGCTCAGACTACAAGGAGGTCATCTGCGAGTGGCACATGGCGAGCCGCCTGAACACTACTTAGCCCCGCTGAAGAGGCTCTTGAATCCCTCGGTTAAAAGACAGAGAAGGAGCGAAGAGGTGAACCCCTCTGATCCTTTACGAACAGAAGCAAATCCCTCACGTTCTGGAAAAGATCTCAGAGATGCAGATCACGTTCGGCCTGAACAGGCTCAGACAGGCGCTGTGTCTAAAGAGACCATCGCCTCCTGCGACGACCCCCTGTCTGTCTTACAGCCCAACGCGCCTGGAAGCCCTGTGAAGACTAACATTGCAGACCAAGCCTAAGTCGCGCAGCATCACTCATCCATAGAAGATATTTCCCGGGATAAATCTGGCTGACCATTAAGAGCCATAGAAACCTTAGTCCCTTATTTCTAGACCTGGTTGAAAAGGTCTGAAAAGACCTGTTGATTAGAGGCCGAACTGACATCTAAACTCTGCACAGTCGTCGAGGCTGAAGTCGGTTCCAAAGCAAAAGTTTATTGGACACAGATAACAGCCGTCGCTTCAGTGATGCACATGCaggtgtctgtttttgtttgttgggaTGTGAAATGGTTGGACAGTAAAACAGTGTCTGCTTCAGGTCCACAACTAGAATTAGTGGATTgtctttttcaaaatattaaaacacaTCTATGCTatttatatatgcatatatctACACGTAAGCAGGTTATGTCTCGGTGTCTGATGCATGGTGTGTGAGCTTCTCACAGGGTGGGCAGCATGTCAGTGCTGCCTGACAGTAACAGTGAGCGGCTTTGAATCTGCTGGTTGTCTGAGGAGTTTGCACCGTCCCAAAAAAGGAAGATCACGTTTCTAATGAACTCAAACGGTGCCTTTGCACTTGTAAAGTCATGCTTTGCTGGGTGGGGAGATACTGACCTTCCTGGAGTTTTTATGGAGCTAACCCTTTTGTATGTACTCATAAACCAAGTTACATCACAGGGGCTCGTGCAGGTCTCCTGTTTGAAGATAATGGTCTGGGAACACTCGACATAAGTTTGGTCCAGTTTGCTGCTGTCCTTTAACCTCTTTGGTGAGGAGAATTTGAacctctgggtcagatatgtcAATATTTGTTCAAATAATTGTTTAAATCATCCAACAACTCTTGAAGTGTTGctgaaaaacagcaacaagaacaacaaaaagacGAATGATGCTGTTGTGACTGGGAAAAAATATCTCCTGTATGCAGCTTccataaaaatgtcaaaaatgtatCAGGTGCTGGACACCAACAGTCACAGCAATACAaacgtatttatttattgagctGTTTTAATGACGTCCTTGCTCGCCtactgttttattatttatatatattggTTGGTGTATCATTTCTgatgttaataaaataaattgtaaGTATCTGGAACATATTTTGCTTCTTGTTTTAAGCAGAAGATGAGTCATTTTCAAACGCACGGCTGAGACATTTCTCATGTGCATTATTGTCAGATTACGTCCTCCTCCTCTAAGATGCCTGTCAAACGAAAATAAACGGGATCTGCAAACGTGGAAGTCCCAGTTAGCTGAAAGCATTTGAGTGATTTAAGATTAAAAGActcttttaaaatcttactgACAATAAGTGTCACACAGTTCTCATGAAGGCAGCAAAACCgaacaaaaacaactaaaatgaCCTAAATAATGAAGCCCACTTACAGGAATGAAAATTAAAGGTACGCAACAtgaaaagatgaataaataacAACCAGCTGAGTTTATTGAAACGACTTTATCAGGAAAGAACCATCACAGGTGCAAACGTACATTTTTACATCAGTAAAGCATTTCAGTAGTCGCACACGCCACAGACTCCTTTAGCTAAGAAACAGCAGCTTTTACTCTAAATAAATGTGTGGACTGAAAAACAGCCACACAGAGTCCGTTCACGCGTTCCACAGTTTAATGGGCTCGTAACATTCGTCCGTCCTTGTTGACTCAAGTGTTAATTCACAACAATGGGAAAGGAACTGATTTCCAAAGAGTAAACACTACTCCGAGTTCTTGTGCAGATTTCTGGACCCCTACAGGAGAAATTCAGAAACGAGGCCTCGCTAAACCACAGAGTCGCCCACGTATGTAGCAACGAACAGCCAGACAATAACAACGCGATGACGAAATTTCCTGCAACACAAACGATCCGAGGCTTTAATTACTGTTTAAACGAACCCCAAGAAAAGGACGTAACAGGTCACGATCTGCGTTTCACGTGGTCCcctctgtggataaaaacacagCGGATCCCTGATAATATGAACTCGTCGTCTTGTTTCCTCACGGTTATTATAAACCGACAAAGGCCCGTGTTCGGACTCAGAGAGAACACGTGTGCTTGATCAGAACCCAGAGGTAAGCGGCAGTGCAATTCCTCCACAAAGTAGCGCACCACCACGCACATGTAAGCCCCATGGGTGACCACCAAAGCATGGACGGGGATATCCTTGACCCCATCGTCGGCCTTCCCCTCAGTAGGAGTCGTCTGTGACGGAGCAGGTAACGACGAGTCGTCCTGCCCTCTCTCGCTGAAGTGTTCGGCCCCAATTTGCTGAAGCATTTTCTCCAGAAACTCTTTGAACCGCATCTTCACCTGAGCAGAGCAAAAATCTGTTATGAAAAGTTCTCCTGCTTCTATTGTTGTACATACTGTAGAATGAGACCCAGGCTTCCTACGGAGCTGAGGGATAAAGGTTAAAGGTCGTTTTATTCATAGTCACGTCCTTTGGTATAAAAACTGCACATCTTTCTGATGCAACAACCTGCAACTTGTTTAAAAAAGGGAGGGAGCAGGCCTTTTGCAGAGGATTTGAGTGCTCTGTGCTTGTGTCAAATCTATATTTGAAGATCAGCGTCACCATCACGATGTGCTGGTCACGTCCTGGATTTGACCAGAGTTCATGTCCAAGCTAGAACATAATGGACGAAGTCTGACGAGGTATCTTGGAAATAGAACATCCTTCCCTCCaacaacccctcctcctcctcacatcCTGtcctatcacacacacacacacacacacacacacacacacacacacacacacacacacacacacacacacacacagttcagacATTCAGTCATGCAAAGAAGACAATGATATGCTAATCATAACTTTATAGAGCTAGGAGGTGAATGCTtcctgccacctagtggaagtATGTGTACATTACACCAAGATACCTGGTATCAATCCAGAGTGTGCGGAAAGATTTAATTTTAGTGTAATATGTGCAAAAGATCccactttagaaaaaaaagcttAAGTGGGATCTTTTGCATCAGAAACATATTTGAAGGAATATATAAAGGAACTGGGCAGCACGGCGGTGAGCTGGTTAGCACTGCAGCCTCagttctgtgtctctctctgtctttgctCAGAccggtgacctgtccagagaataggctccagccctgAACTGGATGAGCGTTAGAGGATGGAttgaagatgaagaagagagCAAACAGAGATACGAGGAAACTCAGGAAAGAAATAATCTACAGACAATTCTGCGATGGAATCAAAATGTTGTAGTTCGTGACCTGTGAGTACTTCGAACTCGAGACTTCATTTTAATCTTAACTAAACAACTGTAAAACTTTATGGCTATATCGTGCTGGAACCAAGTACTCAAATGCACCTTTGTGACTGATCTTTATACACGATGTGTTACCAGGAACCACattaacacacaaacatgaagtaaataaataaataaaaccagagGCCTGTGCTAAGAAGCAAGATTTCATATTATATGGGCAACGTCAGGGCTAACCCTGGGTTTTCTGTATGTCCACGCTAACCTATGCTAACCTGCTCCAAAGCAGGTCCGGTTGACCAGCTGACCAATCGATTCTCTATTTGCATCACTGTGAGGGTCTAAAGTTTTTCAGCAGCATCTAATATCTTTGCATTTCCCTGTTGAGCAGTACGAAATATACATTCTTAGATAGAGCTTATTTTTTCCTGTTGGCTGCAAACAGTTTTACAACTAAAGCATGAACACATGATCCCATCTATTTGTATCCCACTTGCTGTCCTTATATCAAATGTGCGTTTCAAACCAAGGCTGCAGCTGAAAGgatgaaacatttatttaatcaaaCAGTTGATTATAATCCATCATATTTTCCCATGTTTTGATGACTAACTCAGCACTATTAATACTAAAGTGCTCTTCCACTCACgctgctgtgctgtgtttaACTTCTTCATGTTTTTGCTATTATATAATTCTCTTTGTAAAATCAGCTGATCAACTGCTGGTATTCTTATGCATAgctgtgattggtcagatgctgCCAACACCACATCTTTCATGTGAATGCGGGTGGGAAACCCTCGGTAACTAAACGAGTTGACAGCCAGCTTTATGTGACCGCTTATCCTTACTGCCGATGATAGCGTGTATCCAGATAAAAGAAAGATACCCTGGGTATGTTGAGCCGCTCTATGGTTCAGGGGTCGGGTTCAAAAGATTACAGATGTTATTAATGTCACATAAATAACAGAAAACCAGATAATCAGCAGGGATGCAAGGACCTGACATCAATAGGGTGACTTTTATGGCCCGTGTTTATCACCAGTGCCACATCTGTTTTTGAGATGAAGAGTGGAAAAACAATAGAACTGTGagtgtttttcatctttttgtttttagcattttgttgtttcccaagaataaaaagaaagtaaataatTCAGTCTTGGCAATAGGCctgaatattatttattttttatattattttcatTACCAGTGATCCAGAATTTCACCAAGACTCTCTCCTTTTACAATAAGACAACCTCAGCCTCACCTGCTCCTGCGTCTCTCCTCCCGGAGGTGTGAAGCCTGGAAACGTCTGACCAGCCGCCTCGGCCATGTCTTTGACGTCCTGTAACCGCCTCCCTTCAGCTATCCCAAAGCTCTGAAAGATCAACTTATTCATTGGCACGTAAACATCTGATCAATAAGTTTTCTCGTAAGTTTTGAGGTCACTCGCCTTCTCTATAAGCAGAGGGTCACACACCATTTCTAGAGCGGAACAGCTGCTGTTGTGCTTCATTATTGTTTCGGTGGTCtggatggaaaaacaaaaacaaaatgtaatctgattacagagaggaggagggtggCTTTTATAAGTCTGCCACGAGTACTCAGTCAGAATTACATAAGTGCTCAGTGTTCAAAGGTCCGACTGCATTTATCTTCTAACTGAGCCTTCATTTAGATCTCATCTCCACACCTGTGAACTTTTatgacacacagaaacaaatccACAGACTCAcaagataaaataaatcaatcaaacTGGATCTTTTGAAAGGCCAGGCGCTTTTTTTACACTGCTGTTGTATAAGGTTCATAGTTTACCTGTTTTGCCCGCAGCATGTTGCTAACAAACACGTTGGTGAACTTGACATGGGCGAGGTATCGCCCTGCAGCTTCTGCCTGCTGCAGCCCAGCCTCAGACAAAGGTGCGTCTATAGCCTGGCCTGGGTGGAAGGAAAAGGGGAAATTAGAATAAAGCAGCTCccttattctatttttttttttaacccaaaaCAAGTAATTTTATTCTAATGAAACAAATATTTAGAATCATTCTTTACCTTGCAGCAGACCATCTTTGTTGTACTGAGTTTCCCCACTGTAGGAAATAAATGACAGGAGATAACACTGACAGAGTTTGGTGCTCAACAGGCACTCGTTTGATTTCACATCTGTTACCACATGAATGCAAATCTTTTATTACGTGTTGCTCACAGCCATGACGTTCTGTATGCCCAAAGCTGTACTTATACTTTTAATGGCGACTGGCTACTAACACGTCTTTTTGATGATTCAGTTATTTTGAATCACTTAATCAAAATGGccaaaataaatgcataaatcaACAAATGTCAGGATAAAAAGAAATTCACAAGTTCTCAGTTACAGATTGAACCCCAGTGACACGCAAACTGCAAATAAATTACAAAGACAACAAACATTTGGAGTCTGCACTgctaattttgattttattttcatggTATCTTCGGACAATATGTGGTGTGTGTAAGTGGTTTTACCTTTGACCCACAAAAatccgttttttgtttttgtacatgAATGAACCTTTATTGTTCCGCGTTTAttctgccccctggtggccatCGTGAAACGTCGCACAGACTAAACAAACGGTACAAACCCGCTGGGAGAGTCACAGTCTTATCATATATTCTTATCATATATTCCTCGTTTCAGCTTAGAAGCCGCTCTCCGTGAACTCCGGTTAAGACCACGATAGAAATAAACAGTCCGTCACTGCTACACGTTTTAAAACCCCTCCAAACACGACAGACTGAAGTCTGTCAAAGTACAAGTCGCGCTCCTCGGAACCCTGTGGTGCTGAACTTCATATATTATCGTCGGATGAACTTACTGTCGAACAAGGGTCAGCCCAAATGTTAGCGTTTTCATGCTGCGGAAGGCAGAGACCGGGTAAAGACGCATTACTCATTGCACGAGTCTCACGGTGACGGAACATGGGAACACTGGTTTATGGCGTCAGGGTGAAATTACAGCTGCCCACAGAAGCGCATCACCCCCACAGATATATTTAGCCCGACACCATCCACTGCACGCTTGTAGGGTACAGATCTTATTATGAAGATGAACTCTGGAAAGGTGTCGACACACCTGTGATCAGTCACTGACTACGACATCCAGGGGAGATTAATTGAGCAGCTACTGAGATTGGGAGTTTTTCTTAAAGAGAGTCCAGGTTACAAAAGATTTAGACGTGCACATTATACTACTACACAGGTAGCTTATAGTACAAAAGTTGTTTAATCGAAATATATTTCAAGTACCTAAAGCTAAAATTCCATAATAGTAAATaataagaaacaaacaaacaggatgttTATCTGTTTGTAGGATATCAGTTATTTCTGGGGCCACATGCAAATCGGTCATATTTTCATGTACACGTGGAAGTTGTCAGATTCTGCACTTTTCTGtgtcaacagaaaaaaaaggctgaatTGTAAACAAATTGGTGACTTTGAGTTTGTGTCAAAGCCTCAAGCTTCTGAAAAGCTGCAAACTTGTTTAACTCAAAATGTGCTGACTTCAAACAGTCGGAGTAGGAGCTGTAAATCTTTAATGCGTAACATCATCAGTAAGGAAGATCGCATATTAGTGTAAAAGCACCTAATGCAACTGTCAGTGACAGGAGGAGCGGTACATTTGCAAAAAATCATCATGGACCGGAccaggcacgtgcagagggtGGGGGGCGGAAGGGGCTTGAGCACgtgcccctttcctgatgggtgccccaGGTGCCCTttttcctgtctgtgcccctcaacaataatatttaacaattaatcac
The Maylandia zebra isolate NMK-2024a linkage group LG7, Mzebra_GT3a, whole genome shotgun sequence DNA segment above includes these coding regions:
- the LOC143419311 gene encoding fibroblast growth factor 23-like, whose protein sequence is MQLASFLVILIAGHVSVPVDCRPRLQDSEQLAQHQQGRLNAATNADPSAGMGRFYSVLNGPMRHSIYSGFLVTLPVRTASSNFVSIFDLRRKHFICMDFKLYISRQRDREDCLFQDIWLDLVSHHHVFYSTSGRRLLRLQGGHLRVAHGEPPEHYLAPLKRLLNPSVKRQRRSEEVNPSDPLRTEANPSRSGKDLRDADHVRPEQAQTGAVSKETIASCDDPLSVLQPNAPGSPVKTNIADQA
- the tigara gene encoding putative fructose-2,6-bisphosphatase TIGAR A isoform X2, which produces MRLYPVSAFRSMKTLTFGLTLVRHGETQYNKDGLLQGQAIDAPLSEAGLQQAEAAGRYLAHVKFTNVFVSNMLRAKQTTETIMKHNSSCSALEMSFGIAEGRRLQDVKDMAEAAGQTFPGFTPPGGETQEQVKMRFKEFLEKMLQQIGAEHFSERGQDDSSLPAPSQTTPTEGKADDGVKDIPVHALVVTHGAYMCVVVRYFVEELHCRLPLGSDQAHVFSLSPNTGLCRFIITVRKQDDEFILSGIRCVFIHRGDHVKRRS
- the tigara gene encoding putative fructose-2,6-bisphosphatase TIGAR A isoform X1 produces the protein MRLYPVSAFRSMKTLTFGLTLVRHGETQYNKDGLLQGQAIDAPLSEAGLQQAEAAGRYLAHVKFTNVFVSNMLRAKQTTETIMKHNSSCSALEMVCDPLLIEKSFGIAEGRRLQDVKDMAEAAGQTFPGFTPPGGETQEQVKMRFKEFLEKMLQQIGAEHFSERGQDDSSLPAPSQTTPTEGKADDGVKDIPVHALVVTHGAYMCVVVRYFVEELHCRLPLGSDQAHVFSLSPNTGLCRFIITVRKQDDEFILSGIRCVFIHRGDHVKRRS